From Solanum lycopersicum chromosome 4, SLM_r2.1:
ataaagaatattaaaaatagtactcgtcacaatttatatatacatattattttttcacattACTAAAGCTATTCATTTATCAATTTGTAAAATGAGGATATattcaattcattatttttatttttattttttccttaaaactaattctttttaaaagtgTAAATCGTATTGACTACCTGCATGAATATCgttaaatttcaaaagaatttctccattgttcattttttttttaaatatatttagtcAAAAGAGTGTACggataaaattagaaaaaaaaatgttaattttcaTTTACGATTTCTTAAGTGGTTGGTAATAGTAAAAGTAATCAAAGTAATATGAGAAAGGAATCAAAGTATTTAAATTTCCATAACGAAAtgtaaacaaattttatttaatatgagAAAGGAGGAAAGTAGTATTTATATTTCCATGACTAAATTTAGAACAAAATTTAATGTTGATAAACTGAATTATGATAACAAAAATGAAAGGATAAGAATGAGAGAACACACTAATTTTTCGAAAGATATAATGAATGAGATTCTATTGAGGTGTCTTGTAAAATCGTTGTTGCGATTCAAATGTGTCCACAATTACTCTATCGTTCTTTTATTCGACTTTGGGAGTGAGATGTTTGAGGGGATTGAAGGGccacatattcatacttcatgtgtttggtttgatgttggATGATGATTCCATCGCCATCTTGAATTTGAACGATTTTAATATGTCTGATTCAACTAGGGCTTTGGAACAAACTTGTTATCTTTCAATGCTTCCTATTTTGAAGTCTTGTTATGATAGCTCTCATTTTGGCAACTAGAACTTCTCGACTGATCTCTTATAATGTTCGAACTAACAAGTCGAAGGATCTTGCATTTCAATGTCTAGGTTTGGGAAAGCATGCAAAAGCTAGCGATTGCGgagtattttattataataataatttactcACAATTAAATAACGAGATGATGGAAAATTGAACCATTAATCGAGCTTCTAAATAAGTACAGAAAATCAAATGATATACGACCTAATCATTTATTTGTGAAGTATAAGCATGTTTACTTAATGTTATAACTCTATTGTATGCGtaaagttatttttcctttcaagtttgaagtatatattattaataatgttataattaaagatatttcGCTCGAATATCATTTAAAGCTCCGTGAAAACATCACTTACTTTCTCTTTTGTCTTCATATAACAAGTATAAATCACGTTTTCTTGAATCTTATTATGAATAAAGTGAAAGTCAACCTTATTCCTTAATTCGAATAAGAGACATTTCCTTCTTACCTTCATCAGTTGATGGACTTGACTTTTTCTTTATTCTGATAGGCGTAAGCTCGAtcgaaaataaaatttgatccCTAATTTTCCTTGAATAGACAAGATTTGTTTTATATACTGTACGTATTTTGTTATCTATATAGTGTCCAATGATCACATTGAGTCTCAATTTATATCGAATAAAACACATAGAAAAAGAGAATGCACTCCTATCAATATATGTTTCACACCTAATGCTCGAACTCAAAATTTCTATTACAATGTTCCACCGACGACAATGTTGCTCtctattatattaattaaagacATCTATCGATATTTGTTTATAGTACTATCAAGATAATGATTTTTATTCTTCAATGTTGTCTTAATTTATGAATGAGCTTTTACAAATTCATATTACAACAAAACGTTATTACACttgtaataacttttttttagctTGCACAATCTAAATTGTTTGTCAAAGTTTCTACAAAATATTCACACAAtttatattatctttttcttaCTCCCTTCATCCaatattatttttccatattaatgaaaaaatttatttatcaatttttaaaatcaagacataaacaataattattatttttttgcccttaaaattagatattttttaaatgtgtaCACCGTGTTAATCAAGTGCATCACATTGTGAAGTTTCAAAAGAATTCCTCCATTATTTTGTTCGTTcgtttggattgatttaaaaaaaataacttttaagttaaaattaaaagaaaaatcaaacttAAATGACATTTaagtgaaaacaaaaaaatagggATAGTCCtgcttttgttttttctttaaaacattttaaagtcattctaaacttattttaaattatttttaattatgtcaAACACtcacaaaaactaaaattaatttaaacatatgtttgaccaactttaaaATTAATCCAAACAAACTGTTAGTGTAAAAAGTACACGTATAGATAAAACTAGTACAcatattaattcttatttatgatttcttagaCGGCTACTAAAGAAAAGTAGTCAAAGTAATATGAGAAAGTAGTCAAAGTATTTAGATTCtggattataaaatttaaattgggcaagaagaaaaaaagtaaattgaTTTTCATAGTTAAATAcagaataaaatttaataaatgagAAATGTAGTCAAAGTATCATTTGAAAGTAGTCAAAGTAATTAGATTTGGAACAAATTTGAATTGAATAAGAAGGAATATAGTATTAATTAGATTTTCATAACCAAATagagaataaaatttaaaatgagaaatgTAGTCAAAGTATTTTGGATTTACATGACTAAATGTAGAATAACATTTAATGGTGGTAAAATGAATTATTGTAATATAAATGAAGGATATGAATGGGGGAATTTCATCCTTGTCTATTTAAAGAATAagcaattttgtttttgttgaaaCCTAAAAATGGATGATTGTGTGGTTCATTTCCCTGAAGATATACAAAAGGATATTCTGTTAAGATGTCCAGTGAAGTCATTGTTGCGTTTCAAATGTGTAAGCAAGAGCTGGTGTGCTCTTATCAAAAATCCTAAATTCGTTCAACAACACTTGAAGAATCGTAGCCCCCCACAACTCCTCGCCTATACTGTTGGTACCTCAAATGATGCTGGTCTAGGTCCCCGCTCCATAACTTTGATTTCTGAAGAAAATCCACAAACATTCATAGGTATGACACACCTCATAGGTTCTGTGGAtggtttatttttaatgtatagaATAATTGATACTATGATTTCATGTGCATTGTGGAATCCTGCTACTAGAGAAGTGAGATCCCTCCAAATCCCACTCCCTGCACCCATAATATTTGATGCCCCTCTGTTGGGGTTCGGGTTGGACCCCGTGACTAATGACTATAAAATTGTTTACTCTCATTGTGGTTATTGGCGTAAATATACGGCAACAGTCTATTCCTGTTCTAggggttcatggagaatttttAAACCTAAAGAACCAGTCCCCTTCTACACAGACGTGAAACACTCATTTGGTACTGCTTATTTGAATGGAAGTTACTACTGGTTGCTAAGAGGGGGCGACCAACGTAATTACACCATTCTTTCGTTCGAATTTGGAAGTGAGATGTTTGAAGAAATCGAAGGGCCAGATAGAAACATTGTATCTACTTTTGCGTTGGGTTTGATGTTAATTGATGATTCCATTGCCATGTTGAACTATACCACATATACTATGCTTGCTTATGATATTTGGGCTTTGATCCAACCAGGGGTCTGGAACAAAATTGTGACCTTTGAACTCTTCACACCAATTAAGACTTGTTATGATAACTCTCTCATGACAGTCGTTAATGATTCTCAACTGGTCTCTTATAATGTTCGGACTAACAGTATGAGGTATCTTGGATTTCAACATCCGGGTTTGAGCAGACATGCAATATTGGGTGGTTGTGGGGTTTCTTATTATAAGGAGAGCTTAGTAACATTCAAACAACAAGAGCATGAAGATTTGGACCATTAATTGAGCTTTTCAACAGATGACATGTGACCTAatcatttaattgttttaagtatGTAATTGAGCTTATATGCTCACACAATTTCATACTACTTGATTTTGGTCTTTGAAGAGTTGGTTATAGTCTCAActtaatctataaaaaaaagacTCTTTCTTTTGTGATGCTTTATAAAGTTTTGATTTctatttagtttaattttcttattgttattacttAGTGTCCAGCAAAATGAAAGTGGTGTAAAAATAATATCCATAGGGAGCATTATTATTGCAAGTGTGAAGTACTCAAATATTCATTGATACAAGGTTATATTTGCTACACAAACTAATATAGGCTGATATAAACATGTTTGACATAACCATTAGAGTGATGCGATTGTATTCATTAATTGATATAATTGGTAATCTTCTTGTTTTCCTATGAATTCATTTCTATATTTGGTATAATACAATTGATACAACAAGAGAGCGAGCGAGGTAGAAGGTAGGGGACAGAGGAGAGAGATTTACGGTAAAACTTTAATTATAGTTATATTTGATAGTATTTAAAACTATCGATAGATATAGTAGTTATGTTTGCTAAGTTAtgtgaaaatttcatatatgctACAAATGTTGTAaccaaaaattccaaaaacaattcatcatcatcaaaataaCTTTCTTTCAGCTCAAATCTCAGAATGTTAACAAGTgatctttttaaattaaaaatataattctttttataaatattttgatatataaggTTTTTCGTCATAAGTTAATTTGAACTATCTATCAGTCAATGACTTGAATTGAGGGGACAGTGGCTACGTATATCTCAACAATCTTTTTGAGCTTCCGAGGAGGTTTTTGTTAAGATCGAAATAATTAAGTATGAAGTTCAATAATATGAGAAGGAGGAAGTTTATGTTTAGGTTTGCATGACTAAATGcagaataaaatttaataatgagAAATATAGTCAAAGTGTTTTGATTTGAATGACTAAAAGTTGAACAAAATTTGATGATAACATAAATAAGGAATTTCTTGCTAGTCTACTTATAGAAATAAAgcttttatcataatttaattattttttgaaataatttcatcaacaattaaATTGTGTGatgtaaaattttctttcaactgcTTTATTTTGATCTACCatgaaaattttgagtttttaaatatacaatcattatttattattgtagaACATGCTAACCATTCCTAAaagtcattttatatttatagtataaaatgatgatatatgatatgatgtaatatgatgatgatataaataatattttataattattattaatatttaattaaatatatatttcataatatatatatgtattatttgtttgtatatttatcTTCTCCACCACTATTTAAAGATACATATACAGAGTGGCAAAAACAGTATCATTACTATTTTTCTTAGGTGATAGACAAAAGTACTAACTTTGTTTCTTATTCCCTTAGCAGCCACAAAagtactaataatatttttattatatcctTAGCATCCACAAAATACTAAACTTTTTTTAGTACCCTCACGTGGTGGTAAATAGGCAGGTTGAATTAAACTTGAGCGGAttgaaaataagttaatgaGTAATAATAAAAGATGGATTGAATAACAAATGGATTTGATAAAATACATGTTTGACACATATTTACCtatatttttatgtgtaaaaagtgttttacttttttttttaggatgaaaaatattgaatatacttcatttagttttatgATTAGTTCTATTGTAGCATAAAACTAAACCCCACACCCAACTCCAACTCCCGATTTGGGACCCGACTTCCATCTTGGGATTCCCTCCGACTCGGGAACCGACATCTGAATTGATATTCAACACTCGAATCAAGATCCAACCCCAACAACCGACCTGGAACTTATTCAACTCTGACATCCTCGACGACTGATCCGGGACCCACGACACCTAATTTGGGATCTGACCTCGACTCTTGACCCTGAAATCTGACTCCTGACTCGGAACCCAACAATTGAACAAGACTTAATCCTGACCCCGACACTGACACCAGATGACTTGATCCAGGACTCGATCCTTAGCAGCCACCAAAGTACTCATTTTTTCTTATAACCCTGACCATTACTTGCTCTAGTTTGTTGTATGAATCCATCTAATTTTGTAAAGGAAATGTGTGCCTGTGACATCCTTTCTAATAAAAACTATATGGTAAGTTAAGAGGAAAAATCACTTTAATTTGATGTTTTCTTGTTATTTAACTAACTTACTAGAGTTTAATATATGTCAAAAAGTGGATAACTTCATTACTACTGAACTTTAGTTACTAAAATATTCtgtttttttcatataaaattgtAAAGCTTTTATGTGCATCATGGCATTATGTTCACATTATTGAGTCCACTAATGTAACTTAGTTTATTCTCACTacattacatatataaattgttATTCTGCAGCACAACTTAAGTCACAAGAATAATTTGAAGCATTGTTCTTAGCCTTTAATACTCAAAAGTTATGTCGAGTCGTAGTTTGTTCCCCTGCTTTACTGTTCTGTTCTGTGTGATGAGTTTTCTGGCACCCTTTAGTAACGGTCAGCTTGATTACAGTTACTATGAGAGAACATGTCCGAGCTTGCATAAGATTGTTCGTTGGAATGATTGGGAAGCTCTCCGTAGTGACTCAAGAATAGCTGCATCCCTTCTTCGTTTGCATTTCCACGATTGTTTTGTAAATGTATAGTATTAAAGTACAACTTTTCTTATTTCGTTTGTTTGATAATCATTTTCATGATCAATTTATGGTTTATGATTTCGATAGGGTTGTGATGGATCTGTGCTGCTTGATGACACGTTCTATTTCAAGGGTGAGAAGAATGCTGCACCAAACCGCAATTCAGTCAGAGGATATGAGACAATTGATATCATAAAAGCACACGTTGAAAGAGCTTGCCCGTCAACTGTATCTTGTGTCGATATTTTAACTCTTGCAGCTAGAGAAGTGGTTGTCATGGTAACATTTACGCGCAGACAGATGAGTACTACTTAGAAGTATTGTAATACAGACAGATAAAATTTTCCTTTCGTGCTTTACAGGCAGGAGGACCGTTTTGGCCTGTTTTACTTGGTCGACGAGATGGACTATCTGCTAGTGAGGAAGCAGCAAATGAACAATTACCTTCGCCATTTGAGCCTCTGGATAAAATCGCGGCCAAGTTTACTGATAAAGGTCTTGATCTAAAAGATTTAGTAGTTCTTTCAGGTATATATATCTTTCGAATTTAGAGATTCAAGCCttcttttttaatgaaatttctgACTCTACGACTTATACAGGAGCACATACAATTGGCTTTGCTCAATGTTTCACATTCAAGGAGAGACTTTTCAACTATCAAGACTCAGGAAAGCCAGATCCAAATCTCGATTCTTCAATGTTATCGAACTTACAATGCACTTGTCCTGACACAGATGAATCTAACACCACACTTGCTCCTTTAGACATACAATCTGTTACGAGATTTGACAATGCCTATTACAGAAACCTTATGAACAACTCAGGACTACTTGAATCAGATCAAGTTTTAATGTCGAATTCTCAGACAGCTGATATGGTCAAATCCTACAGCTTGTACCCTCATCTTTTCTACGAAGATTTTGCTGCATCGAtggtaaaattaggaaatttagGGGTCCTCACGGGACGAACTGGACAAATTAGGGAAGTATGTGGCTCTGTGAGTAACAGAATGTTTCTGTCAAGTATGTTTTAAGTGTTAGACAGAGTTTATCGACTGTGCTTGCTTCTGTATGTATGTTTTTACTAGTAATAGTTTAACTCGATATCAAATGATATCGTCCAAGTAGTGGTAACTActcattttaagtcaaaaataaatgaatagaGGGCCGATAATATGTTAATATGGTGAAGCTTTGGTGTATGGTAATGTTAAACTATCTAACAATATTGTAcattatgattaaattttggTGTACAATATGCACTACAATACGAAATGCATAAGCATAATTAAGATATATACACCATAGTTAAACCAAGTATCTTCCAATCGttttatataatcaaaattaattaaaaatttgtgtATGAAACAACATACGAAGTGTTCATACAAGCAATATTTTTCGTATCAGTGACAACTTCTGCAGTTATATAGTGAAATGCAACTTGTATAGGAAAATGGAGGAAAGCGAAATCTAAGTCTGAAGGAACAAAATTTTAGGCCATCCCAGAGGTAACGAAAACCTGCTTCGAACATTTCAAGAACCATTTTCCCGACGAGATGATCTGTGGTGCCGCTCTTTTTTGAAACGCAATTGCTCTGGGTCAAAACCACCTTCCTCAGCTCCATAGACAGCCCAAGATGGTGTAGGTGTCATGTAATCTTTACTTGTAAAGGGTTTCCCAGAAGCTACCTGTAGCGCGCCATGGGATTAAAAAACATTGATTACGCTATTGAAAAGGGAAGGGTATGGTTATAATTTACGTGCTGAGGTATGAACAAGAGAAGTAACCAACCAGATCATGGAACTTCTCGTAGTCTATCCACGTGAACCATTGACCGTCTATTTTGAACTTATCGACTTTAGCCAGAAGAACACAGCAGGAATGCACGTGCTCACAAGCAACCTCATACTCTCCGTTGCTCTTTTTAGCCAAGGCTTCAGAGAATTCCTTCACATCAGAATGCCAAGGGACATTCTCCATTGTCAACTTTGATGTAGCCGACCTGTGTCAAACCTTCCTGATTGCTTAACTGAACTCTTATGCACTGAACTTTGAAATCGGATAAACTAGTAGAAGAGAAGAGGGAGGGGAAAGGAAAAAAGTGAGGGGGAGGGGGGAAACTTACGTTCCACAATAAGTGACACCTTTGATTTCAATGAAATCGGGTTTTCCAATGCTGAATAGGCTAGAATATGCATCCACATCTTCTGTGTTCCACCCTTTAACGAGTGTCAAACGATAGACAGTTCTTTGCTCCTTCTCCTTAAGAGCTCTCAAAGAATCCTAATGAAATCAGAATAGCACAATCCAATAATTAGCCAGtcagcatacaaatatgaaaaaacagaGAAAACATGGCAAATTTCGATTTCGTTTCCTGTGGCCGCCGAATCTTTTTTAGCACTGATGTAAAGGTAAGAATTTACAACTTTCCTCTCACtgatatattataaatatcagTTTGAGACACGCTGCTATGGTTTACTAGTGTGCAGCTAACAACTCTTATTTGTGTTTTTGGACTCTATTTTCCCATTCCTTTGTGCCATCCATTGATGGATTTTCCTTAATTTCTTAGTTTGAATCTGAAAAATATCTTATATTCAAGACACTTACAAGGAATCGCTCCCAGAAGTCTCCAAATAGTGGTCTGTCAATTGCTTTTAAGCTGTCCTTTGTACCTGCATCTACGCTGACATACAACTGTAAATTTAAAGATGAAGCGAGATTTAGATTCAGAATTTGGACATCAACATACTTCATTgataaagaaagaagaataaagCCTAGTAGACCTGTGTGATTGGTTTCAATGACTTAATCTTGTCAGGAAACTGTGCATTAGTAACAAGAAAAGTCGAAATCTGCCTCCTGTGCAGCTCATCTACAAGTGAATTTATTTCGGGATACATAATAGGCTCACCAACCAGTGACAAAGCACAATGCCTAGGAGAAAGACCCTCAGACAAACGCTCAGCTTTAACACCTGCAAGGGTGAGATATACTGGTCAATAACCACTACAAGCAAGAAAGTGGAAGGacgtctattttttttaaaaataaagaaaatgcaTATGTACGGTGGATAGGACATCAATTTTATCCAGACAGATTAAAGTCAAAATTCTATATCCACTTCTACATTTCACGCGGATGGGTAGGAAAATGGAGAACCAACAGTTAGCAGTATCAGTTTTACCATTTTTTATTCGGAAATCGGAAGGACCTTGcatcaaaattaaacacaacTCAACCCAAGGTACTTTTTCTTGAACGGACACAACAAAATGACCAAACAGAGACATGTTGAATACAATCACCAAATGATTTCAATCAAGCACATTATTTCTCATGTGGCATTGCTCAACTTCCCTACAAGTTCACACGGAAACATATATGTTCAAGTGTACCAGAAAACAAACCTGGAACGCCTTTCATCTGTTTTATCATTTTGGTATGCAAATCTATAGCTGTGTTCACAATCTCAATAGGATCATCCATCTTCCATGTCCAGCTCTTCCCAACAGGATTTGTGTGATGTCTCCAACAAAAAACACATTTGTTTGCACATGCTAAACTAGGAGTGGCCTCCATGCACCTATGCAGTGGTTAAATGCAAATCCAGATTTAAAATCAGCATACATGGCTAGGAAGTCAATAAATACCAAGCGTACATAATGATGCACAAAAGGTCAATGCAATAGAACCTTTTCTTGTTAGCTCATGATCTATTAAGTTATGTTGCTCGGACACTTCAAAAATAGATAGTACATACTAAAAGTCTAGAActtgaatgagaaaaaaaaaagaacaaaagtcaAAACAAAGGTAGAAGTGACTCAAgtctgaagaagaaaagaagaaatatgtaTTGTTTAGACTTTGGAGTCACCAGAGGAGTGGTCGAAAATCCTAAAATTAccatttaacttttaaaaccCTAAATTGGTCgcctttttttaagaaaatacaaaagGCGGCACCTTTCTAGCCTTTATCACCTCTTGCCTCTAGCCTTTTGTCGTTATGGCGTCGCCTTTTGAAGATCACCTCGCCACAAAGCTAAAAGGCGATGAAGGGTCGCCTCGCCTCGCCTCTTGCCATTGGCGACGAGGCGATCGCCTTTCACAACATGGGTGTGTGTTGGATCATTCAAAAACAGTACAATTTTGAAGCATCCGATGGcaaaatttttggagaatccgagCAACATAACTATTTAGGCAGTAGACAAGTATAGGAACTAACTCTCTTTTGAACTTACTGAACTTGATACCCATCAATGAATCCCTTTACttatttcttcttaaaaaaGCTATAAAAGCTTGATTACTTTTGTAATCTCTTCAGACGGTTCAATTGGCTACGTAATAGGAGATTTTCCACTGAGGGCCTATTTGAATACAATAAAAATTCCAGCTCATTTCTAGTTGTTCATTGTGTAAAATGGAAAGTTTCCGTGCTATTCTACTCCTACTCCATATCACATGCCCCTAAAAACAGATCCTTCTTTTGGATAAGCACATGCaaacttcattttcttattcACCGCATACTAGATCAACTCTAAGAATTCCGTGCTATTCTACTCCTACTCCATATCACATGCCCCTAAAAACAGATCCTTCTTTTGGATAAGCACATGAaaacttcattttcttattcACCGCATACTTGATCAACTCTAAGAATTCTAGCAGCCTAAAAAACTTCCAAACAACTGGACCTCATCACAGTTGCAACTTGAACACATAGAATGTTGAAAACTCAAATACAATCATGTCAACCAAGGATTAAAGAAGGACTACACAACTCATAGATAGAATGCAATAGTAAAAATGTAAAAGCTATAAACAACCGTCTGTGCTGGAAGAAAAACAAACAATCACCTGTGACTCTCAATGCCGTAAAATGAGTGCTTATAGCAACCTCCGCGCCCTCTGAGTTGTGATTTTGTCCATCTACAAAGTTTCACCCCGCTATGCGAGCCAATTATTTTATATCCCTGCAATTTATCACCAAATAAACTACCTTACCATAAATCCAACTAATTAATTTGATACAACAAAAGTTCGTCATTTGACCACGATACCTGTTTCTCCAAACTCGCTCTAATAACTGGAGTTACCATTGCCTTCTCTCCATTCACAGTTCCACCATTCGACTTCCCATTAACTAACTTATCGTTAACTCCTTTCTTTCTTGAAGGTCCTTTACCCGCAATATCCTCAAGATCAACAATTCCTGACTCCTcatcattttcttcaaactcGTCATCATATTCCTCATCATCATCTCCCTCACTCACAGCTTCATCTTCACTACCACCACCAACTCCATTCCTCATATCCCCTCCATTCTCGCCCAAATTACTCAAAATCCCAACAATCCTCTTGCTCCACTCACCAAAAACCTCATTCAAACTACCCTCATCTACATCACCTTCACACACCTCTAATACCTCAACCCCACCAAGTTTCTTCAACTTCTTCGAAAAATCACGACCCACAGCATTAAATGTTTCACCATAAGACCCACTCCCAACTCCAAAGATTGCAAATTTACACTTGCTAAGCAACAAAGATCCAACCCTGAAATCATCAGCACTCTCAGTTAACCAATCAACAAAAAACCCCGCATTTGGAGGTGGTTTCCCGTCTTCCCACGTAGAAGCTACAATAACTACAAAGCTTTCTTTATGCAAATCCTCAGGCTCATACTCTTTCGGGTCAACAAGATCGAATTCAAACCCGTTAAGGTTTAACAAACTATGAAGACTCTTTGCTAGGGTTTTAGAAGTGCCTGTTTGGGATATAAAGAAGATTTTGCCTCTTGGGGTTTTAGAAATAGGGTTATGGGAAATGGGTTTTAAGGATTTGAGGCGTTTGGATAGATGACGGCGTGATTTGTAGAAGAAGAAGACTGTGGTGGCGGAGAGGAGCGTGAGGATGGCGAAGCGCGTGGGGTAAGAAGAAAGTGATAGGGACATGATGGGTATTTTAGGATTTGTTGTTACAGGCTTTGATCTTCAGCTACTATAATATTGTTACATCTTCAAGAGAAAGCTTTGAGCTTTGATCTCAGTGCATCAATGGCGGCAAATGCTTAGGGCTGAAAAATTCTCTCTTTTGTAGGTTCAAAATAGTCTCTTAttaaaatttgtccaaaaataatatttttaattaatgttcAATGTTACTCTAAATGTTTAtcaattatcaaaatcattttttaggTTTACAAAAACTATaaacttctttttatcatcaataataaaaaagaatagtGTCAAACTCtcaaataacataaacaacatTATGAtagtgaaattttaaaaaaaattcttttcataaCTCGCAGCACTGAAAAGATTTGAAAAGTTAGTtaagatgaataaaaatagAGATAAAGATACGCttaaaaagtattaatatcATAGATTGATATTTTTGTACTATCTTTCTTTTTAGTGAATCGAAATATAGTGCATAGATACTGTTTGATGAAGCAGAAATGAGATGACGCCACATATTacgatcatatatatatataagtg
This genomic window contains:
- the LOC101268682 gene encoding peroxidase 10-like is translated as MSSRSLFPCFTVLFCVMSFLAPFSNGQLDYSYYERTCPSLHKIVRWNDWEALRSDSRIAASLLRLHFHDCFVNGCDGSVLLDDTFYFKGEKNAAPNRNSVRGYETIDIIKAHVERACPSTVSCVDILTLAAREVVVMAGGPFWPVLLGRRDGLSASEEAANEQLPSPFEPLDKIAAKFTDKGLDLKDLVVLSGAHTIGFAQCFTFKERLFNYQDSGKPDPNLDSSMLSNLQCTCPDTDESNTTLAPLDIQSVTRFDNAYYRNLMNNSGLLESDQVLMSNSQTADMVKSYSLYPHLFYEDFAASMVKLGNLGVLTGRTGQIREVCGSVSNRMFLSSMF
- the LOC101268393 gene encoding putative F-box protein At4g17780 translates to MDDCVVHFPEDIQKDILLRCPVKSLLRFKCVSKSWCALIKNPKFVQQHLKNRSPPQLLAYTVGTSNDAGLGPRSITLISEENPQTFIGMTHLIGSVDGLFLMYRIIDTMISCALWNPATREVRSLQIPLPAPIIFDAPLLGFGLDPVTNDYKIVYSHCGYWRKYTATVYSCSRGSWRIFKPKEPVPFYTDVKHSFGTAYLNGSYYWLLRGGDQRNYTILSFEFGSEMFEEIEGPDRNIVSTFALGLMLIDDSIAMLNYTTYTMLAYDIWALIQPGVWNKIVTFELFTPIKTCYDNSLMTVVNDSQLVSYNVRTNSMRYLGFQHPGLSRHAILGGCGVSYYKESLVTFKQQEHEDLDH